The DNA region caaagcatttacatattaaaaataattttttttcaaaaaaaaaaaacaaaaaatacaaacaaaaaaaattagcatttctataataattggccaaaaaatataaattctgaaaaagaaaaattgaaacattggaattgcaaaattgaaaagtatacattataaaaataaagagaataaaattatggttattttaatataataattttgtttttttttttaattttaaatatgtaaacgcttacatggacaacataaggttaagagaaatgacacatcagacgccatgtcagcaagaagacctggaaacctgctaaaagttctaggtgaattttttattttggtttgcggctcgatatatattatatgaaagttcagggtgcggcatgaataattggatatagttcatggtgctagatgacactttagccaatttGTACTGAATTTAACTCTAATTTTAGatgcaaattaattaaagacgTTAACTTTATTGTGATTTGGAGATGTGCAGAAGTTATATATACCATAAGGAGAAAACATATATTCAAACATTATTGCAAGTGCTGAttctataatatttattatctcTTCAAACATCAAGTTCTACCATCAAGAAAATGACTTAGAAtataaaggaaaggaaaattttataatgatgTGTGTTTTATAAAACtatattttgtgttttgttaGAGATATATTGGAAGGAGGAGATTGGAGAGTACACTTCTATAAAACAaagtaatatatacaattcataAAACATAGAGTACAATTACGTAATTGTAAAATCTTTTAAAGGTAGAATTCCCAACCTTAAGGCCTGCCACACGAGTCATTATACTATGGAttgtggtccacacagttgtgtgaccACTGACCATAAatagaaagtacattatttgagtactggaaatacattattttgtatatatactattagATAATGTCTATTCAGTGCACAAAtagtgtatttttaatatattaaaaatgtaccttgtattcatggaaaatacattatttgagtaatgAAAGTACactattttgtatactatcaaagaatgtacatttagtacacaaataatgtatttttagtatattaaaatgtaccttaAGTTGCATTCATAGTACACAGAAAAATTTGGCCCCACATCTGGGGGTAACTTAGTGGCTCAGACAAGGCCAAATACCGGTGTGCATAAGGGTTCTTCCCACTTTGGGCACTGATGGATATATTGAAGATGGATCCGACCCGAAGAGAAGCGGAGGGCGACCGGGGATAGGGGTGCTCCCCAGTCCGGGGCAGCCTCAGCATAGGATGGCCTTGGCGAGAGACGGCTGGGGTGGTCTCGGCGAGAGGCGGCCTCGGGGGGACCTTGGTTAGAGAGATGGCCTCGGGGTGGCCTTGGTGAGAGGTAGCCTCAGAGGGAGGTAGCTTCGGGGGGACCTCGGGGTGGCCTTGGTGAGAGGTGGCCTCAGAGGGAGGTAGCCTAAGGGGGACCTCGGGATGGCTCTAGTGAGAGGTGGCCTCGGGGTGGCCTTGGTGAGAGGTGGCCTCGGGGTGTCTTTGGTGAGAGGTGGCCTCGGGGAGATCTCGGGGTGGCTTTGGTGGGAGGTGGCCTCGGCGAGAGGTGGTCTCGGGGTGGCCTTGGAGGGAGGTAGCCCCGGGGTGGCATCGGCAAGGGGTAGCCCGGGCCGGGGTACCCACATTGCGCGCTACACGCGTTGACTCGATTAACAAGATCCAACCGCCCACCCTATTCTCCTGGGGGTGGTTAGGAGGAAGCTTTAGTATAAAATGACTCATTATTGTCTTGATTAGGACATCATCTTCTATGATCATTTCTATTGTCTGAATACAAACACCTTTGTAATGATCTTACACCATTATTAATACAAGAATTGTCTTTGCGACATTTATTCATTATCTATTCTATTGAATCATCCTTTGGTAGCGTTTCCTTTATTTATCGGGTTTATTAATTCGGACTActcgggttaattaaatccatcattggtgctttcattgagagctcgaCATCAGGTTCGAGCGTGCTATTCCTACTAACTATGACATGGTTGAGATCCAACTCTCATTACATGAATGATTTTCATGACGCCCATGGTCACCCCAAGCGGGAACGACCTCAATGGGACTGCTAGCCATCAACAAACTATCTCCGTAAGGTCGCTAGGGGACCTAAGGGATCGTTTCACCAACCCTTACAATGGCGGGCCCGCTCCCACCGCCCCCTCCGAACACAGCCTTCCCGGAGGGGTTGGCCGCCATTCAACATCTCGTTGTGACACTAACTCGCCTCGTAGAGGGGCCCCGAAGAGATGTTCAAGCCCCACCCACTCGGCCTCGTGGCCTCCCAGGGGGCGCTGACCCCACCTCCACCTACCTTGAGAGAGCTTGGTGGGCCGAGCACCCGACCACACCGAGCACCAAGAACTCAAGACGAGGGGGAGGTCAACTCGCCCTGACCGTTAGATAGGTGAGGAAAGGGTGGCACCAGTCGAGATCGGCATAGAGACACTAGTAGAGGGAGGCCAACCTAAGCCAGGTTCGCCTTGGAGTGGTTGGACACCCGCATGACGGCCCAAGATAGACTAGTGCCAAGGCCGACCGCGAAAGGACCCTCGGTGGGGGAGTTATACTCACGAAGGTCGCCGAGCTGTGGAACCCGTGTCCAGCCTTAGCGAGAGCAGACCTCTCAGGTCGAGCGGTTGGGAGAGACTAGTGACCGAACCCTAAACTCTCACCTTAATGAGGTCGAGTAGCTTTGGAAGAGAGTGAACGAGTTCTAAGAGGCGGTGGTTGTGCTCCAACAAGCTACCACCTTGTTAACCAACCTCGTGGAGGGGCTCTAAGGAGGTGTTCAAGCCCCCCCCAACTCGACCCCAATGCCTCTCGAGGGGCGCCTACACTTATCCCACCCCTCTCAAGGAGGCGTGATAGGTCGAGATACCCTGTAAGCAAATGAACAAGCTCCAAGAGGGATTGGTCACGCTCTAACAAGCTATCACCTTGTTGACCCGCCCCGTGGAGGGGCTTCAATGAGGTTTTCAAGCCCCCATGCTCAGCCCCGATGCCTCTTGATAGGCGTCTATACTTACCCCACCCCTCTCAAGGGGGCGTGATAGGTTGAGCACCTGGCTTCCCGAGCCCAGGAACTCAAGTTggttgggggggggggaggtCAACTCACCATAACTCTCGGATAGACGAAGAGAGGGTAGTGCCAACCGAGATAGACAAGATTACTATTCCTTAGAGCCTCTCGATGAGGTGCTTTGGCGAGGTTGCGGATTGTTAGACAAGATCAGCCTCGATTGCCCAACCTCTAGCCTTGGGACTCCAAGACGAAGTGGTCATAATCTAACAATTCGCGACCTCGCCAAAGCACCTCATAGAGAGGCTCTAAGGAGTAGTACAACCCCCTCAACTTGGCACAAGGGCGCCTTAGGGAGTCGTGCAAAGGTGGTCGACAATCGACCCTCACCTCGACCCCTTCAAGACTGAGAGAGATGCTGGAGACTCAGCCTCCTAAGGAGCCTGAGCTCAGCTACCGTAGCACAAAGAGCCCTAGCCCCGCTACAATGAGGACGAGGAGCCTAAGCTTGGCCATCACAGGCGTAAGGAGCCCAAGCTCAGCCGCTAGGAGCACAAGGAGTTTGAGCTCATCTACCATAGCACAAAGGGCCCTAGCCCGGCTGCCATGAGGATGACGAGCCCAAGCTTGACCACCATGGACTCCCGAGGAGCCTGGGTCGCAACTAGAAAATTGTTCCTCTAAATGCGTGAGAACCCGAACCCCATAATGAGTCTTGGGACCCTTCAACGAATCATTGGAAGGAGTATGACAAATTTGGTGAACCAAGGAGCGGGTTGGACCCCCAGGGAGTATCGACCTGATTTTGTTGTACCAGTAAAGGTGCACCTGTCGATCCCACTCAGGAAGCTCGaagctattttattttttcaaaggtaagtgggggggtgggggggcGGCTTGACCCCAAACATCGACATATGTTCTCCCTAGTCGAATTTGCAAAGTCGAACCTTGCCTAGTACAAGGCAAATCAATCAACCCTATGGTCACGGTCGTGCGCGCCGGCCCCAACCTTGGCATTCCCTAACGGTAGTATAGAGGGGACGCCCCCACTCACTACATAACGGAAGAACCCATTGTGGTTAGCTTGCCCCTTGGCAAGGCCGATGCCAAGCAGGTGAGGAGAACCTACTTGTTCCTTAGTGATACACTCTATAAGAGGTTAAGTCTGGAGGCTTAAGCTACCTAGTCCTCCCCGAGCAAGCCCGACTTACCTACTGGCTAGATCACCTCCAAGTGTACAAGAAGACATGTGAGGTGGAAGCCAAACTCATGAAGAGGAGAGCTCCAACCTACCTACACCTCGGGGACATACTCTACAAGAGGTCCACGAGGGCACCTACGCACCCTACCAAGGGGCCTACACCATGGCTAGGAGAGCAATCTACAAGGTTACTTCTGGCCAAGCATTGCCAAGGAATGCACTGACTATGCATAGAGGGAGCTAGACGTCATTTTATGGGCATACCGCACCACTCCGAGGAGAGCTACTAGGGAGACCCCATTCTCTTTATACTATGGTTTTGAAGTCCGAGCTCCAGCATAGGCAGCCATACCTTCCCACCGGGTAGAGGGGTATGACCTTGACCTCGACAAGGACAACCATCGGATCGACCTCCACCTCATTGATGAGAGGAGTGAAGCAACAACGATACGTGCCGAGAATTACCAACGACAAGCCAAGGCCTACAATGATAAGCGTGTCCGACCTCGTTACTCCCAAGTTGGCGACTACGTCTTGCGGAGGCGTGAGACAAGTTAGCCCCAAGAGGGGGACAAGTTCACCAAGAGGTGGGAAGGCCCGTACGTGGTAGCAGTCATGGTTCATCCCGACAGATACAAACTCAAGACGCCAAAAGGAAAGATGATAGATAAAGTATGGAACTTCGAGCACTTGCTCAAATATTTCCAATAATCCCATTCTTGTAAGGTGGTCTGTCCCTAACTCTAATAAAAGCAGTAAAAATTTTCCATGGACTCATTTTCACTACTTTTAGGGGTgagggcggggggggggggacttTCTCGACCCCTCAAATCCAtaagggggcacgaggtccAACCTCGCGTACTAACCCCGATTAAAGAGCCTAACGGCCTGGTGTTTAAGGACTCGGGTCAAAGGGTTATCACCCTAAGGAGGCAAGATGCCCGACCTCATTCACAACCCGACGGATGAATTTTTGATCGAGATTACCATTGGCCAAACATTTATATgctatgtaaaaaaaaaataaagaaaaacaatCAGTCAAACTAATAAAGTTAGTCCATGGCGGGAGGTCTGACCTCCAAGTAGAGCCCAAGCCCAAGTACTGAGCTTGGACCGAAGTAATGGAGGTAGTCACCAAGTATAGTCATGAATGTTGGAGATAATGGTGAATAAATcgataaacaaaatatataaaatatatttatgtatcgaaaaaatggaatttaattacaaaattaattccAATCAATTTTAGTACAAAACTAAAATAACAAACATGTATATACgaattatataacaaaatagggATTTATTTGCCAAAAACTAATCCCACCACAACTAGTACGAAACTAGTACAAGGATTTAATTTACGGAAAATTAATCCCACCAAAACACTTGGCACGGAACcaagaactatatatatatatatatatatatatatatatatatatatatatatatatatatatatatatatatatataNCTATGCCGCCTAAGAttcgcctaggcctcctaggcgccgactagacctcctaggcaaccgactaggccgcctagttggccgattaactattgttcttcttttttctaatgggttatttcactcaaactCTAGATATGTTTTaggttaatttaatattttagtattaactattaaagtattatataatttataattattagtatttaaaaaattaaaaatacttaaataaaattttaaaatataaaatataaaatataaaaatacacgggcgcctaagAACCGATTAAcccccgcctaggcgtcctagccactaggcgctccccgagtgcccgaggagcgcctagcaattttttcaaccatgcttgTAGCATCACTTCGGTGCTTGCTACACCGAGTCGATGCTTGCCGATGCTTGCCGCATCGATTCGGTGTGCACCGTTTCGGTGTTAATGGCACCACTTGGGTGCGATTTTTGGTCCCAATTCAAAAACTTTTCGGTTTGTATGGACTTCTCAGTCACTCAGGTATTTTGAAACAGGTCATTATCTTCAGTACGAATTAGTTGCGTATTAATTTCGTGATCGTTAATATTATTTCGATAATAAGTACGACCGTTTCAAACGTTATTATCCCATTATTAAATTGGATTTATGTTGGTTAATGAGCCATTTTAATGCTATTAATTCTTCCTTCCCCTACAAATAGCTCGTTTGTTGGCAGATGGTTTGATGCTTGTTAAACTAATCAAAAACATTTGTTTTTCTCTCTACTCTCAACTCCTTTCTACGAAGAAAAATTTCTGCCAACAAATTCCGTAAATTCGTACGAAGTGCTTAGCTTGTCTTCTAGTTAGCCGGGTTTTGGGTTTGAGTGCTCGAACACCAAGGTCGTAGTCtgttttatcctgggagacTAACATCAAAACTCTCCTAGCACCCTCAGGAGGTGGCGAATCGATTTTAAGGAGAGTGTGTGTACACACGACTCGGACTTCTTGTTCTTCGGTTGGGTTAAAACATTAGGTTAGAAACCCtttcttgtttatatatatatatacatatatatatatatatatatatatatgtatgtatgtatgtatgtatgtatgtatatatatatgtatgtatgtatgtatgtatgtatgtatgtatatatatacatacatacatatatatatatatatatacatacatacatacatacatacatacatacatacatatatatatatatacatacatacatacatacatacatacatacatacatacatacatatatatatacatacatacatacatacatacatacatatatatatatatatatatatatatgtatatatatatataaacaagaaaGGGTTTCTAACCTAATGTTTTAACCCAACCGAAGAACAAGAAGTCCGAGTCGTGTGTACACACACTCTCCTTAAAATCGATTCGCCACCTCCTGAGGGTGCTAGGAGAGTTTTGATGTTAgtctcccaggataaaacaGACTACGACCTTGGTGTTCGAGCACTCAAACCCAAAACCCGGCTAACTAGAAGACAAGCTAAGCACTTCGTACGAATTTACGGAATTTGTTGGCAGAAATTTTTCTTCGTAGAAAGGAGTTGAGAGTAGAGAGAAAAACAAATGTTTTTGATTAGTTTAACAAGCATCAAACCATCTGCCAACAAACGAGCTATTTGTAGGGGAAGGAAGAATTAATAGCATTAAAATGGCTCATTAACCAACATAAATCCAATTTAATAATGGGATAATAACGTTTGAAACGGTCGTACTTATTATCGAAATAATATTAACGATCACGAAATTAATACGCAACTAATTCGTACTGAAGATAATGACCTGTTTCAAAATACCTGAGTGACTGAGAAGTCCATACAAACCGAAAAGTTTTTGAATTGGGACCAAAAATCGCACCCAAGTGGTGCCATTAACACCGAAACGGTGCACACCGAATCGATGCGGCAAGCATCGGCAAGCATCGACTCGGTGTAGCAAGCACCGAAGTGATGCTAcaagcatggttgaaaaaattgctaggcgctcctcgggcactcggggagcgcctagtggctaggacgcctaggcgggggTTAATCGGTTcttaggcgcccgtgtatttttatattttatattttatattttaaaattttatttaagtatttttaattttttaaatactaataattataaattatataatactttaatagttaatactaaaatattaaattaacctAAAACATATCTAGagtttgagtgaaataacccattagaaaaaagaagaacaatagttaatcggccaactaggcggcctagtcggttgcctaggaggtctagtcggcgcctaggaggcctaggcgaaTCTTAGGCGGcataggcggtcgcctagctgGCCAggcgcctagaccaccatttaaggtgatacgctaggcggtcgaccagcgcctagcgcctaggcgaggATTAATCGGCgtctaggcgggatttttgcaacactggctACAAGCACCAAAATATGCTTCAAATTCAAACGCATCGAAGTGGTGCTTAAATCCCAATTCTCAAATTAAGCTCTCAAAGCTTAAAAAGACTTAAGCTTAATTTCCCACAGTGCATCCAAATTGCACTTCAAAATTGCTAATCTTGATTTGCATTTTTCTTAGCTTAAGTTTCAACTTCTCTCAAATAGGTTCACTTTGTGAGTTGATGTCTTTGAATTGTAACACGTTTTTCACCCCATTCTTTAACCTTTTTGATAACAAAATGCTTGTAGTTGAGTTGGAACctatgacttgtttgtgtgaATTGATGTTCTTTAGATAAAATGGTTGCAATGAGTCATTTGGAAGTCTTTTGGAGCATAGAGGAACGATGTTAGAGGTCGGGAGGAGTGCACGCAAGAAAATCCGGAGAAGAAGGCGAAAATGGGGCTGAAAAGCCATCCATACGGCCTCCCATACGACCGTATGGATGGCCGTATGGCCCCGTTTAGCGAAGAAGGATACGCCCTACCATACGGCCTCTCATACGGCCATATGGTAGGCCGTTTGCCCGACAGTCTGCACAGTATTTAAGCTATTTTTCTGCATTTTTGAAAAAAGTCCGAACCCTAGATAGTTTAGAGCTATTTTCCTTCATTTCCTTAGCAATTGTTAGCTTAGTTTAGCTTAGATTTACGTTTGGGGAACACACTTGGAGCttgtattgaagatttggaAGGGATTCCATCAACATTTTCTTCCTTATTGATAGTAAAATTCTCTTTTCCTCTTCTCCAACTTGTCTTTACATCTATAGCTTATTTATGTTTCACTTGTCAAATCTTGCTATGTTTACCATtaatatgagtgagtagtcttatatatgggttagattaggtgtttattacttctattgatgcttgttatgtgattattgcattaaaggggatgaacacccatttagggttcttgagtttgaattgggtttatttctatctttcaatagttAATGGCCTATGGTTATTGTTTGTCCTTgtaaagtctttcatttcaatggaagttgaatggaagatttaagccaacccaatctcaaacccattttctcttctatggaaataggggtaggtTTGGGgcaacccattttctcttctatggaaataggggtaggtTTGGGGCtaaccattttctcttctatggaaataggggtaggtTTGGGgctaaatagcttttgttcttcaagaacagGGGTAGGTTTGGGgctaaatagcttttgttcttcaagaacgtAGGTTGGCTCACCATGGAAATGGGataacctttgttctaatccttgggaacttggattcctttgtgGTAGCCTTAAGAACCTAGGGCCTTTGTTCATCCCCCAATCCTAGTGTTAATGCATCGATAGAGTAATTCACCTAATTTAACCCATCTTTCCCAAATAGTATTTTGCACCTAGTTTAATCTTGTTTTTCCCTTAaatccaaaattccaaaaatacaTTACTTAAATCCAAAACCAAAATATGttttgcttggatccttatgggttTCAAGACCTTGGTGACTAGAGTCTAGGTGATTACTCCTTACGTGCCATAAAATCCAATCCCCGTGGTTCGACTTTACACCCATTTTCACACTCCCGCTCACACcgcatcacattttggcgccgttgccggggattggcaaTTTGGTGGTATAGAGTCTTTGCCTTTACTTTTCTAGCATTAAGGTTAGCAAACCTTTAGGAgatcaatcttttatttttgtttttgttttatttgtactAAACCCATAACCAAGTTGTTTCCAATTGTTTTGTTTGGTGTTTGTTGATAGGTGTCCCTCTTGGTTTATGCACACAAGGTCAAAGGGGAGAGTGAACTTGCTTCCCCTTAACCAAGAACTCTTGAGGGACATAAGGAAGGAAAAAAGGGTGTTGCTCGGTTGGCTCAAGGAATTTGAAAACTTTGAAATAGAAATGGAAACCGGAGACACGAGCAACCCGGGGCAAATCTCCCCGAATGGAACAAGCACCCAACCAAGCCCGAGACAAGGGGAGCACCACCAAGAAAACTAAGGAGGGCAACCGAATGTTCCTCAAGTACCGGTACCTCCCATTCAAATACCGGTACCACAATATCCAAACATGAACCCTTACTTTGGAGGTGGAATGGGGATGCCACAAGCACAATTTCCTTACTTTCAAGGTGGCATGGCCCAAGGTTATGGGCAAGATCAACAACAAGCTCCTCAACAACAAGGGCAAGGAGTTGGGATGCAACATCTCTTAAACCAAATGTATCCCAATTTCTTGCAACAATTTGCTCAAAATTTCCCACAAGGAGTTCCCCCGATGTTTCAACAAGGTGTACAACCACCCATGGCGGCCCACTTAGCCCCGGAATTTGAGGAAGAGGATTGTATTTTGTACCCGGGGGTTGACGCCAACAACTTCGAGCTTAAGACATCCCTTATTCAAATGGTTCAAGCCAATCAATTTGGGGGTGCAAGAGTTGAGGATCCAAAGGCCCATGTTGTACACTTTGATAGGATTTGCAACACAATCAAGATGAATGGAATTCCTACCGATGCTATCAAGTTGAGATTGTTTCCCTTCTCATTAAGGGATAAAGCATTAAGTTGGCTAAACTCTTTCTCGGCCAACCATTTTTTGACATGGGAGCAACTATACAAGGCCTTTATGCAAGAATATTGCCCTCCTTCCAAGGCCGCAAAATTGAAGAAACTTATTCAAAACTTCCAACAATTTGGAAATGAAAATCTACATGTGGCATGGAAAAGGTTCAAGGATTTAAGGAGACAATGCCCCAAGAACCTGCTGACTCCGGGGGACTTCATATCATCTTTCTATGAGGGACTATTGGATAGTTCCAAGATCATCCTCGACACATCATCTTATGGAGGAATTTTCATGGATATGGGGCCGGATTATGCGGAACAATTGATAAAGAGAATCACTTCCAACACGGAATCTTGGTATAATGAAAGAAGTGAACTTCCCAAGAAAGAAAGACCGGCCGGAATGTTTGAAGTGGATGATAAGATGGCCATGCAAGCCCAATTGGATTCTATCCAACGTATGCTCAAGCAAATGATGCAAGCTCCCAAGCAAAGTGTGCAAGCGGTTAACCAACCGACACTTCAAGGTCCTAGTATGCCAAGTTCTTATTCTTTGCCACAATCACCATGCAATTCACCGGGACCTCAAAGTATCGCTATAGTTGCTTGTTGTGCCATTTGTGGAAGAAATCATGCCTCTCAATCTTGTCAACTATTGGATCCAAGTGGCCAAGGGTCATTCTCAAATATGGAACAAGTGGATGCAATAGGGTTCTCTAGGCCTCAAGGGCAAGGTTTCCAAGGATATGGTCAACAAAGGAATCAATTTGGAGGTCAATTTGGAAATCAATACGGGAATTCATGGAACAACCAAGGAAGGAACCCACCCCCGGGTTTTCAAGGAAATCAAGGCAATAGGGGTGGAAATCAAGCGGGTTTTCAAGGAAATCAAGGCAATAGGGGTGGAAATCAAGGAAACaatcaaggaaatcaaggcaATAGGGGTGGAAATCAAGGAAACAATTGGAGGGGTCAAGGCAATAGGGGTGGAAATCAAGGAAACAATTGGAGGGGTAATCAAGGCCAAGGTCAATGGAACAATCAAGGTGGTCAAGGGTATGGTAACAATCAAAATCACCAAGGGACTTCTAACTCTTCCCAAGATCCGGATATGAAGACTTTCATGACAATGATAATGAACCAAATGAGCAAGTTGCAAACTGAAGTGGAAAGTAT from Ipomoea triloba cultivar NCNSP0323 chromosome 6, ASM357664v1 includes:
- the LOC116022450 gene encoding uncharacterized protein LOC116022450, whose protein sequence is MNPYFGGGMGMPQAQFPYFQGGMAQGYGQDQQQAPQQQGQGVGMQHLLNQMYPNFLQQFAQNFPQGVPPMFQQGVQPPMAAHLAPEFEEEDCILYPGVDANNFELKTSLIQMVQANQFGGARVEDPKAHVVHFDRICNTIKMNGIPTDAIKLRLFPFSLRDKALSWLNSFSANHFLTWEQLYKAFMQEYCPPSKAAKLKKLIQNFQQFGNENLHVAWKRFKDLRRQCPKNLLTPGDFISSFYEGLLDSSKIILDTSSYGGIFMDMGPDYAEQLIKRITSNTESWYNERSELPKKERPAGMFEVDDKMAMQAQLDSIQRMLKQMMQAPKQSVQAVNQPTLQGPSMPSSYSLPQSPCNSPGPQSIAIVACCAICGRNHASQSCQLLDPSGQGSFSNMEQVDAIGFSRPQGQGFQGYGQQRNQFGGQFGNQYGNSWNNQGRNPPPGFQGNQGNRGGNQAGFQGNQGNRGGNQGNNQGNQGNRGGNQGNNWRGQGNRGGNQGNNWRGNQGQGQWNNQGGQGYGNNQNHQGTSNSSQDPDMKTFMTMIMNQMSKLQTEVESMRTQQQSGGAQGSNQASSSSGKLPANTENPRNHVNAITTRSGKALKDPPYPTNDKELEKDNEKNESEQEKEEVEIQDILESDNEKEPIIQRDKAKGKTPMQVESNENKKGAPKDKQTHDSVIPCNLLPFPQRLWKSKDTERENKFKMMLDKLEISMPFVDAVTQIPSYKKFLKDILSNKKKLEKSAVVDMSEGALTCAVLQKHLPPKLKDPGSYAIPCIVGGFVVGRALCDLGASVSLMPYSLCKRLNLGEPKPTTMTLQMADRSIKRPVGVLEDIPVMIDQYFIPGDFVILDIEEDTKVPIILGRPFLATAGAIIDVKRGMLVMEVAEHKIEFDIFKMAKHQPSYVDE